A genomic region of Cryptomeria japonica unplaced genomic scaffold, Sugi_1.0 HiC_scaffold_231, whole genome shotgun sequence contains the following coding sequences:
- the LOC131869069 gene encoding AP2-like ethylene-responsive transcription factor PLT2: MDPENTSNVFFDLRSSVYCGVTCHKETGRYKAYLWCSNCPIEGQTHKGKQGGFDQEEKAARAYDLAALKCRGPSTLINFPRQNYETELTEMRNMSKDQYIQFIKRSSDSFSRGTSAYRGVTRCPSDGGWQARIGGVAGYKNLYLGTFDDQEGAAEAYDIAAIKYRGKKAVTNFDTSRYDVKAIRNNTLPVGRNAKRTRVEEEDKESIGKNDDFPYNLFRFKPATINSQRTDNLSSFANCIAPTAVNWQTNHGLEMGGSSVPSNTSLAFPFSCIRKGFVVSKVPAFENLLSLCTPTSCFPGQSSGLVSAGHDNLMPEAPSLQVSESGRGTGAACQLPIKFNIWSNIRM, translated from the exons ATGGATCCCGAAAATACGTCCAACGTTTTCTTTGATCTAAGAAGTTCAGTCTACTGCGGAGTTACTTG CCATAAGGAAACAGGGAGATATAAAGCCTATCTGTGGTGCAGCAACTGCCCAATAGAGGGTCAAACCCATAAGGGTAAACAAG GCGGATTTGACCAGGAGGAGAAAGCAGCCAGAGCTTACGATCTGGCAGCTCTTAAGTGTCGGGGTCCCTCAACTCTAATAAACTTTCCG AGACAAAACTATGAGACAGAGTTGACAGAGATGAGGAACATGTCAAAGGATCAATATATTCAATTCATAAAGAG GAGTAGCGATAGCTTTTCTAGGGGAACATCAGCCTACCGCGGTGTAACACG GTGTCCTAGTGATGGAGGGTGGCAGGCTAGGATTGGCGGGGTTGCTGGGTACAAAAATCTGTATCTGGGAACATTCG ATGATCAGGAAGGTGCTGCAGAGGCTTATGACATTGCTGCcattaaatatagaggaaaaaaAGCTGTTACGAACTTTGACACAAGCAGATATGATGTGAAAGCCATCAGGAACAACACACTACCTGTAGGAAGGAATGCAAAGCGAACCAGagttgaagaagaagataaggaaagcATTGGGAAAAATGATGATTTTCCATACAATCTGTTTCGCTTCAAACCTGCAACCATAAATTCGCAAAGAACTGACAACTTATCTTCCTTCGCAAACTGTATTGCACCCACAGCCGTTAATTGGCAAACTAACCATGGACTGGAGATGGGAGGTTCCTCTGTTCCATCAAACACTTCTCTGGCATTTCCATTCTCTTGTATTCGGAAAGGATTTGTTGTTTCAAAGGTACCAGCTTTTGAAAACCTTCTGTCTTTGTGTACCCCTACATCCTGCTTCCCTGGACAGTCCTCAGGTCTTGTGAGTGCTGGTCATGATAACTTAATGCCTGAAGCACCCTCTCTTCAGGTTTCAGAAAGTGGGCGTGGTACAGGAGCAGCATGCCAACTTCCTATTAAATTCAATATCTGGAGTAATATAAGGATGTAA